A window from Enterocloster bolteae encodes these proteins:
- a CDS encoding RidA family protein, which produces MKMRDVYEVLKEKGITLPQPPAKGGVYTPVQELGEKFLYCSGCGPDLGNGNTVVGKLGKDLTVEDGQKAAYNCVLNLLANLNEKTGDLNRIKRFVKVLAFVNSADDFGMQPQVVNGGSNLIAGLFGEEAGLPARSAIGTNALPGGIACEIEVLVELK; this is translated from the coding sequence ATGAAGATGAGAGACGTATACGAGGTTTTAAAAGAAAAAGGAATCACTTTGCCGCAGCCGCCTGCCAAGGGAGGCGTTTATACACCGGTACAGGAGCTGGGGGAGAAATTTCTCTATTGCTCAGGCTGCGGTCCGGATCTGGGAAACGGCAATACGGTAGTGGGCAAACTGGGAAAGGACCTGACAGTGGAGGATGGCCAGAAAGCGGCATATAACTGCGTGCTGAACCTGCTGGCAAACTTAAATGAAAAGACCGGGGATTTGAACCGAATCAAGAGATTCGTGAAGGTTCTGGCTTTTGTGAACAGTGCGGATGACTTTGGGATGCAGCCCCAGGTGGTTAACGGGGGCTCCAATCTGATTGCCGGGCTGTTCGGTGAGGAAGCAGGACTTCCGGCGCGTTCTGCCATTGGAACCAACGCCCTTCCGGGGGGAATCGCTTGTGAGATTGAGGTTCTGGTGGAGCTTAAATAG
- a CDS encoding D-TA family PLP-dependent enzyme, with translation MEHMYELKNTDTIISPSLIYYEEIIRENIKKAIRTAGSPERLWPHVKSHKSKDMVRMQMEYGITKFKTATVAEAEMAAEAGAEKVILAYPLIGPNMERFVKLAKAYPDTVFYGVEDDLAQFEALSGVCVEHNAVLPMLVDVNMGMNRTGVPIERLEELYRSASSLPGLRLCGMHCYDGNHNNKDAAVRQAQVDDTDKKVSDIMERLNGDGICCELAVAGGTPSFPCHAGATRWYLSPGTAFITDAGYYMNLPDLDFIPGAAVMTRVISHPAKGVFTTDLGYKAIASDPAGQRGYIVGLEDAVPIIHSEEHWAFRLEDESRIPAIGSCLYVIPTHICPTTALYPEILVAKEGQVADRWQVTARNRRITY, from the coding sequence ATGGAACACATGTATGAATTAAAGAACACAGATACAATCATATCACCCAGCCTCATATATTATGAGGAGATCATCAGGGAAAATATAAAGAAGGCAATACGGACAGCAGGAAGCCCCGAACGGCTGTGGCCCCATGTAAAAAGCCACAAATCCAAGGATATGGTGCGGATGCAGATGGAGTACGGCATTACAAAGTTTAAAACAGCCACAGTGGCAGAGGCGGAGATGGCCGCAGAGGCAGGGGCAGAAAAGGTAATTCTGGCCTATCCGCTGATTGGTCCCAACATGGAACGTTTCGTGAAACTGGCAAAGGCGTATCCGGATACGGTATTCTACGGTGTGGAGGATGACCTGGCCCAGTTTGAGGCTCTGTCCGGGGTGTGCGTGGAACACAATGCTGTGCTACCCATGCTGGTGGATGTAAATATGGGAATGAACCGTACCGGAGTGCCCATTGAACGGCTGGAGGAGCTCTACCGTTCTGCGTCCTCTCTTCCGGGGCTTCGTCTGTGCGGAATGCACTGCTACGACGGAAACCACAATAATAAGGACGCAGCTGTAAGACAGGCCCAAGTGGATGACACGGATAAAAAGGTGTCGGACATCATGGAACGTCTGAACGGGGATGGAATCTGCTGCGAGCTGGCAGTGGCAGGCGGTACCCCTTCCTTTCCTTGCCATGCGGGCGCTACACGGTGGTATCTGTCCCCGGGCACTGCATTTATAACAGATGCAGGGTATTACATGAACCTGCCGGATTTGGATTTTATACCTGGAGCTGCCGTGATGACCAGGGTCATCAGCCATCCCGCCAAGGGCGTGTTTACCACGGACCTGGGCTATAAGGCTATTGCTTCGGACCCCGCGGGACAGCGGGGCTATATCGTAGGTCTGGAGGATGCAGTGCCCATTATACACAGCGAGGAACACTGGGCATTCCGGCTGGAGGATGAAAGCAGGATACCGGCCATAGGAAGCTGCCTCTATGTGATTCCAACCCATATATGTCCCACCACTGCATTGTATCCGGAAATTCTGGTGGCAAAGGAAGGGCAGGTGGCGGACAGATGGCAGGTGACTGCGAGAAACCGCAGGATTACATACTGA
- a CDS encoding acylphosphatase has translation MKKVRKHIIFSGRVQGVGFRYTSCYLARPLGLTGWVKNLWNGDVEMEVQGDPLAIGRFLRNLEQGRFIHIEHMEAEDIPVIEEGSFREIY, from the coding sequence ATGAAAAAAGTCAGGAAACATATTATATTTTCCGGCAGGGTACAGGGGGTGGGCTTCAGGTACACCTCCTGTTACCTGGCCCGCCCCCTGGGCCTTACCGGGTGGGTGAAGAATCTGTGGAACGGCGATGTGGAGATGGAGGTCCAGGGAGACCCGCTGGCGATTGGGCGATTCTTAAGGAATCTGGAGCAGGGAAGGTTCATACACATTGAACATATGGAAGCAGAAGACATTCCGGTGATTGAAGAGGGCAGTTTCAGGGAAATATATTAA
- a CDS encoding carbohydrate ABC transporter permease — MNNFVNKHIKWVFSLPALIFMMAMIAVPIAMTFLFSLNDWNLLMGNGMRFNWGKNYLDVLASREFWQSLGITFYYTAIATVAEMLLGLAIALVLNKDFWGKNGVKAVVLLPYMMAPVAVGLMWMLFYEPSSGLLNYIFTTVGLPRSAFVSAKQTVIPAIAAVETWQMTPMVVIVCLAGLSSLPTDPMEAARVDGATPIQTFFQVTLPLLTQTLFSIGLLRFIDVFKSFDLIYAMTKGGPANASRTLNLFAYETAFSYYKFGLSSTMLMILFVIVLLLSVLVMKIQRKLVAYYGG; from the coding sequence ATGAACAATTTTGTCAACAAACATATTAAATGGGTCTTTTCCCTTCCTGCCCTTATATTTATGATGGCCATGATCGCGGTTCCCATTGCAATGACCTTCCTGTTCAGCCTGAACGACTGGAACCTGCTGATGGGAAACGGAATGCGCTTTAACTGGGGAAAGAATTATCTGGATGTGCTGGCCAGCAGGGAATTTTGGCAGTCCTTAGGAATCACATTTTACTATACGGCAATCGCCACGGTGGCGGAAATGCTTTTGGGCCTTGCCATCGCCCTTGTGCTGAATAAGGATTTTTGGGGCAAGAACGGGGTAAAGGCAGTGGTGCTGCTGCCATACATGATGGCGCCTGTGGCAGTGGGACTTATGTGGATGCTGTTTTACGAACCATCCTCCGGCCTGCTCAATTACATCTTCACAACCGTGGGACTTCCCAGGTCTGCCTTTGTGTCGGCCAAACAGACTGTTATCCCTGCTATTGCGGCAGTGGAGACGTGGCAGATGACGCCCATGGTAGTGATCGTATGTCTGGCAGGACTGTCCTCTCTGCCCACAGACCCCATGGAGGCCGCCAGGGTGGACGGGGCAACACCTATCCAGACATTTTTCCAGGTAACCCTGCCTCTGCTCACCCAGACCCTGTTCTCCATCGGTCTGCTGCGGTTCATAGACGTATTCAAGTCCTTTGACCTGATTTATGCCATGACAAAGGGAGGACCGGCCAATGCCTCCAGGACACTGAACCTGTTTGCCTATGAAACGGCATTTTCCTATTACAAATTCGGCCTTTCCTCTACAATGCTTATGATATTGTTTGTGATTGTGCTGCTGCTCAGCGTTTTGGTCATGAAGATACAGAGAAAGTTGGTGGCGTATTATGGCGGTTAA
- a CDS encoding response regulator, with protein sequence MLKVMIVDDEIIVRVGFQSCINWEAYGCQVVSTCESGGDAVEYMNRDVPDIVFTDIMMPGMDGIQLVKYISENHPDTKVVVLSCVDEIDYVKKAIKLGAEDYILKLSFTQDTLVELITRLKSMIEEERKKAGRGSLDMRVQSFNREEDLRTLLLGNQGPGDNEMLLDRLGYTYNPFETYQAGCFLVDDERMNRPGSGTDSHIRKYGLLNIVREYLENLPKSDLAFTGEHEIVVLFRREGGESPACFFPDTLDLLNHALKTHLNLTLSMGMGQECLSRMDIPAGFAQARRMAALRFFDGPAAFHCGREAAAGRPFIAKRSVQRNMQEAIFRQDAGEAFRLIDSWFEEMAGLRSYDQIQAIRRGVVETWVFISGYSIPEGADMPEYDEIYSTGDFWGAETLADLKGCFKAAVQSVVDYLMANKNANPEITRFLQYLEDHVDENISLEEAAGWCALGKSQFCILFKKAAGDTFVNYFNGLKMKKAFTLLGSSNIQVQEAASRIGIHDISYFSRLFKKYYNMSPSDVRKL encoded by the coding sequence ATGCTGAAGGTAATGATTGTGGATGATGAAATCATAGTGAGGGTGGGTTTTCAGTCCTGTATTAACTGGGAGGCCTACGGATGCCAGGTGGTGTCCACCTGCGAATCCGGAGGGGACGCAGTGGAGTATATGAACCGGGATGTGCCTGATATCGTGTTCACGGACATCATGATGCCCGGCATGGACGGAATCCAGCTGGTGAAGTATATAAGTGAGAACCACCCGGATACAAAGGTGGTGGTATTGAGCTGTGTGGATGAGATCGATTATGTGAAGAAGGCCATTAAGCTGGGGGCAGAGGATTATATACTTAAGCTGTCCTTTACCCAGGATACACTGGTGGAGCTCATTACAAGATTAAAGTCCATGATTGAGGAGGAGCGGAAGAAGGCGGGCAGAGGCAGTCTGGATATGAGGGTGCAGTCCTTTAACCGGGAGGAGGACTTAAGGACACTGCTGCTGGGAAATCAGGGACCTGGGGACAATGAAATGCTCCTGGACCGGCTGGGATATACCTACAATCCCTTTGAGACCTACCAGGCAGGCTGTTTTCTGGTGGACGACGAAAGAATGAACCGGCCCGGCAGCGGTACGGACTCCCATATCAGAAAGTATGGACTTTTGAACATTGTCCGTGAGTATCTTGAAAATCTGCCTAAATCAGATCTGGCCTTTACCGGCGAACATGAAATTGTGGTTCTGTTCAGGAGAGAAGGGGGGGAGAGCCCGGCCTGCTTTTTCCCGGACACCCTGGATTTGCTCAACCATGCCTTAAAGACCCATTTGAACCTGACCCTTTCCATGGGGATGGGACAGGAGTGCTTAAGCAGGATGGATATTCCGGCAGGATTTGCACAGGCCAGGAGGATGGCGGCACTGCGCTTTTTTGACGGTCCGGCCGCCTTTCACTGTGGCAGGGAGGCAGCAGCAGGGCGCCCCTTCATCGCAAAACGGAGCGTCCAGCGCAATATGCAGGAGGCCATATTCAGGCAGGATGCCGGGGAGGCGTTCCGGCTGATTGACAGCTGGTTTGAGGAGATGGCAGGGCTCCGGTCCTACGACCAGATTCAGGCCATACGCCGGGGCGTGGTGGAGACCTGGGTGTTTATATCAGGATATTCCATTCCTGAGGGAGCGGATATGCCTGAATATGATGAAATATACTCCACAGGCGATTTTTGGGGAGCCGAGACGCTGGCAGATTTAAAAGGATGTTTTAAGGCCGCGGTGCAGTCAGTGGTGGATTATCTGATGGCCAACAAGAACGCCAATCCGGAGATTACCAGATTCCTCCAGTATCTGGAGGACCATGTGGATGAAAATATAAGCCTGGAGGAAGCGGCCGGATGGTGTGCCCTGGGAAAGAGCCAGTTCTGCATCCTGTTTAAGAAGGCTGCCGGCGACACCTTTGTAAATTATTTTAACGGGCTTAAGATGAAAAAGGCGTTTACTCTTTTGGGCAGTTCCAATATCCAGGTACAGGAGGCAGCCAGCCGTATAGGCATACATGATATCTCCTATTTCAGCCGTCTTTTTAAAAAATATTACAATATGAGTCCAAGCGACGTTAGGAAATTGTGA
- a CDS encoding YihY/virulence factor BrkB family protein, producing MFGIIVAGKRVYDKFAEDEMTVYAAQVSFFIILSVVPFIMLLLTAVQMIPSISNARFMELIVGLVPVDYKSLAFRVVNDLSLKSPATMISVTAVTALWSAGRGMFSVARGLNRVNGHGEKRWYVINRLICSGYTIVFILVCILSLGLLVFGNMIQAFMVSRFPIIADVTTHIINFRALWALMILIIFFLGIYTFVPDKSLKLRDQLPGAVFSTVGWMAFSFAFSLYFSHIGGKNYSYMYGSLTAIVLLLLWLYFCMCILFFGAEINYFWKELFPGETKE from the coding sequence ATGTTTGGGATAATTGTGGCAGGAAAACGGGTATATGATAAATTTGCTGAGGATGAGATGACGGTCTACGCGGCCCAGGTCTCATTTTTTATCATACTCTCCGTGGTGCCCTTTATCATGCTGCTGCTGACAGCGGTCCAGATGATTCCCAGCATCAGCAACGCCAGGTTCATGGAACTGATTGTGGGCCTGGTGCCGGTGGATTACAAGTCCCTGGCCTTCCGGGTGGTCAATGACCTGTCCTTAAAATCCCCGGCAACCATGATTTCCGTCACAGCCGTCACAGCCCTGTGGTCCGCGGGCCGCGGCATGTTCAGCGTGGCCAGGGGATTAAACCGTGTGAACGGCCACGGGGAAAAGCGCTGGTATGTGATTAACAGGCTGATTTGTTCAGGATACACCATTGTGTTTATCCTGGTGTGCATTCTGTCCCTGGGCCTGCTGGTGTTCGGCAATATGATTCAGGCGTTTATGGTGAGCCGGTTTCCCATCATAGCAGACGTGACCACCCACATCATCAATTTCAGGGCTCTGTGGGCGTTAATGATACTGATTATATTTTTCCTGGGAATCTATACCTTTGTGCCGGATAAGAGTCTGAAGCTCAGGGACCAGCTTCCGGGAGCCGTGTTCTCCACCGTTGGATGGATGGCCTTCTCCTTTGCCTTTTCCCTGTATTTCAGCCATATAGGGGGGAAGAATTACTCCTATATGTACGGAAGCCTTACCGCCATTGTGCTGCTGCTTCTGTGGCTTTATTTCTGCATGTGCATCCTGTTCTTCGGCGCGGAAATCAACTATTTCTGGAAGGAACTGTTTCCCGGGGAAACGAAGGAATAA
- a CDS encoding ABC transporter substrate-binding protein, with protein sequence MKRKLCLALSAVMLAGSLSGCSGGTSGLPGDTSKASEAPAGKEAEGTKGESAAGEAGEKPYAGTTIRVLSMTGQISDAIEAYLDDFEEETGIKVNLELYGEAQLREKITTEFLAGSSTIDAFLMSPLQDMAAYSNNGWIEPLDEYLKDPDFDWDDFSSAPMEQIKIKSDGAIGALPLYSSVQLMFYRKDVFEEKGVKVPTNYDELLDVCGKINDPANNFYAIACRGEKIALTSQFSPFLYGFGGAYFKDGTCAFNTPENLEAARFYGKLLGDYAPEGILTAGYSQMTQLFNAGQVGMCVDAIALYQTLIDPNESSFYDKVGVAPIPEGPAGRQSYKQVVWGASIYSGSKNKEAAWEFLKYAAGKDIAADITPKGMPTFRASVWEDERVTAAMPEDYIQAYNEEIQADTTNQYGLPRMTAVSEARDAMGEAIVYSIETKGEGADLESKMNAAAEKVDQLLKDAGEYGADYPYED encoded by the coding sequence ATGAAACGTAAGTTATGTCTGGCTTTAAGCGCGGTAATGCTGGCGGGGTCGCTTTCTGGCTGTTCCGGGGGGACCAGCGGACTGCCGGGAGATACGTCCAAGGCTTCGGAGGCTCCGGCCGGTAAGGAAGCAGAGGGAACAAAAGGGGAATCGGCCGCAGGGGAGGCCGGTGAAAAGCCCTATGCCGGGACAACAATCCGTGTCCTGAGCATGACCGGACAGATATCAGATGCAATTGAAGCGTATCTGGATGATTTTGAGGAGGAAACCGGCATCAAGGTGAATCTGGAACTGTACGGGGAAGCCCAGCTTCGTGAGAAGATAACCACGGAATTTCTGGCAGGCTCCTCCACCATTGACGCATTCCTCATGAGCCCGCTGCAGGATATGGCGGCTTACAGCAATAACGGATGGATTGAACCTCTGGATGAATATCTGAAGGATCCGGATTTTGACTGGGATGATTTTTCGTCGGCGCCTATGGAGCAGATTAAAATCAAGTCTGACGGCGCCATCGGAGCACTGCCGCTGTATTCCTCTGTGCAGCTGATGTTCTACCGGAAGGATGTATTTGAGGAAAAGGGAGTGAAGGTTCCCACGAATTACGATGAGCTGCTGGATGTATGCGGCAAAATCAACGACCCGGCTAATAACTTTTACGCGATTGCCTGCCGCGGCGAGAAGATAGCCCTTACCTCCCAGTTCTCACCGTTCCTTTACGGATTTGGCGGCGCTTATTTTAAGGACGGAACATGCGCCTTTAACACACCGGAAAATCTGGAAGCAGCCAGGTTCTATGGGAAGCTGTTAGGTGATTATGCTCCGGAAGGCATACTGACAGCAGGATATTCACAGATGACCCAGCTGTTTAATGCGGGGCAGGTAGGCATGTGTGTGGATGCAATTGCCCTGTACCAGACCCTGATTGATCCCAATGAGTCTTCCTTCTACGACAAGGTGGGAGTTGCTCCTATTCCGGAAGGTCCGGCAGGACGCCAGTCCTATAAGCAGGTTGTGTGGGGCGCATCCATTTATTCAGGCTCAAAGAACAAGGAAGCTGCATGGGAATTCCTCAAATATGCGGCAGGCAAAGATATTGCCGCCGACATCACTCCAAAGGGAATGCCTACCTTCAGGGCCTCTGTATGGGAAGATGAGCGTGTGACAGCTGCCATGCCGGAAGATTACATCCAGGCTTACAATGAAGAGATTCAGGCTGATACCACCAACCAGTACGGACTTCCCCGTATGACCGCGGTATCCGAGGCCAGGGACGCCATGGGCGAGGCTATCGTGTACTCCATCGAGACAAAGGGAGAGGGAGCAGATCTGGAAAGCAAGATGAATGCAGCGGCAGAAAAGGTGGACCAGCTCCTTAAGGATGCGGGAGAGTATGGCGCGGATTATCCCTACGAGGATTAG
- a CDS encoding 2-hydroxyacid dehydrogenase — translation MKMVIIEPLGVEEGKLLAMAKESLGDRVEIVYYNTKTTDTAELIERGKDAEIIVVSNLPLNAQVIEGCRNLKLLAVAFTGVDHIAMDVCRKNGVMVCNCAGYSTCAVADLVFGMLISLYRNVIPCDKVCREEGTKDGLVGFELEGKTFGVVGTGAIGLRVAAIAQAFGCRVLAYSRTAKDVPGVRYVDLETLLAESDVVSLHTPLTEETRGLMNEKRIGLMKKNAVLINTARGPVVDSDALAGALKEGRIAGACIDVFENEPPVRKDHPLFSAPNTIVTPHVAFATKEALVKRAVIVFDNVVNYLDGTPRNVIG, via the coding sequence ATGAAAATGGTAATCATCGAGCCGCTGGGAGTGGAAGAAGGAAAGCTTTTAGCTATGGCAAAGGAGTCCCTTGGGGACAGGGTGGAGATTGTGTATTACAACACAAAGACAACGGACACCGCAGAGCTGATAGAGAGGGGAAAGGATGCTGAAATCATTGTGGTATCCAATCTGCCTCTGAATGCCCAGGTCATAGAAGGATGCAGAAACTTAAAGCTTCTGGCTGTGGCATTTACAGGCGTGGACCACATCGCCATGGATGTGTGCAGAAAGAACGGTGTCATGGTATGCAACTGCGCCGGATATTCCACCTGCGCTGTGGCGGATCTGGTGTTCGGCATGTTAATCAGCCTGTACAGAAACGTGATTCCCTGCGACAAGGTCTGCCGGGAGGAGGGCACCAAGGACGGACTGGTAGGATTTGAACTGGAAGGCAAGACGTTTGGCGTGGTGGGAACCGGGGCCATCGGCCTTCGTGTGGCAGCCATAGCCCAGGCATTTGGATGCAGGGTATTGGCTTACAGCAGGACAGCCAAGGATGTGCCAGGCGTGCGCTATGTGGATCTGGAGACACTGCTGGCAGAAAGCGACGTGGTTTCCCTCCACACCCCTCTTACTGAAGAGACCAGGGGACTGATGAATGAGAAGCGCATCGGATTGATGAAGAAGAACGCAGTGCTCATCAACACGGCCAGAGGGCCTGTGGTGGACAGCGATGCGCTGGCCGGGGCCCTGAAGGAGGGCAGGATTGCAGGCGCCTGCATTGATGTGTTTGAAAACGAGCCTCCGGTCAGAAAGGACCACCCGCTGTTTTCGGCGCCCAACACCATTGTGACGCCACATGTGGCATTTGCCACCAAGGAAGCCCTGGTGAAACGGGCTGTTATTGTGTTTGACAATGTGGTAAACTATCTGGATGGAACTCCCCGAAATGTGATTGGGTGA
- a CDS encoding carbohydrate ABC transporter permease, whose protein sequence is MAVKKYRAKKIISKLLFGILVLVIVIPILFPLYFVLISSFKNMAQVYIMPPKLFGFKPILDNYIYIFKTQHYGTYMMNSTIVAVASTALSLLLGVPAAYAIARYKMGKANTAILTARLLPNISILLPYYFIFSKLRMIDTYGVLILSHMVLSLPLIVWIMVGFFSDLPLELEEAAIVDGCTRQKCFKDVLLPISAPGLVTCSTLSFLGSWNNFQFALILSGEKTRTLPVSLQYFVSGADIRWGRMLAATIVVIVPTIILTMILQKYIVQGMTAGAVKG, encoded by the coding sequence ATGGCGGTTAAAAAATACAGGGCAAAGAAAATTATATCAAAGTTATTATTCGGAATCCTGGTGCTGGTCATTGTCATACCGATTCTGTTTCCGCTGTATTTCGTGTTAATTTCATCCTTTAAGAATATGGCCCAGGTATATATCATGCCTCCCAAGCTCTTTGGATTCAAACCGATACTGGATAATTACATTTACATATTTAAGACACAGCACTATGGAACCTATATGATGAACTCCACCATTGTGGCAGTGGCGTCAACGGCCCTGTCCCTGCTTTTGGGAGTGCCGGCAGCCTATGCCATAGCCAGATATAAAATGGGGAAGGCCAATACGGCAATCCTGACAGCACGCCTTCTGCCCAACATATCCATTCTGCTGCCATACTATTTCATATTTTCCAAGCTGCGCATGATAGATACCTACGGTGTGCTGATTCTCAGCCACATGGTGCTGTCACTTCCGCTGATTGTGTGGATTATGGTGGGTTTTTTCAGCGATTTGCCTCTTGAACTGGAGGAGGCGGCCATTGTGGACGGCTGTACCAGACAGAAATGCTTTAAAGATGTTCTGCTGCCCATCAGCGCGCCGGGGCTGGTGACCTGCTCCACCCTTTCATTCCTGGGCTCCTGGAATAACTTCCAGTTTGCCCTTATACTCAGCGGTGAAAAGACAAGGACACTTCCTGTCTCATTGCAGTATTTCGTGTCCGGCGCGGATATTCGCTGGGGACGTATGCTGGCTGCCACCATTGTGGTTATTGTTCCTACCATCATTCTGACCATGATACTCCAGAAGTACATTGTGCAGGGTATGACGGCCGGAGCAGTGAAGGGATAG
- a CDS encoding M20 family metallopeptidase produces MNCIELLRELIGFDTVNPPGNEKPAARYLAGILEPMGFKCEVQDLGGSRANLIAVLDGGDGPELMLNGHLDVVPAVGEWDSSPFSMEEKDGKLYGRGTCDMKGGIAAMCEAAMRCAARKEPMKGKLKLLFVADEECSNLGTLSYLKTHERSDYAIIGEPTRLEVAVAHRGVSRDYIDVKGAPRHAALPAGEEDAVMKACRAVRAVKDMNETLRHITHPVLPPPSIAVTMMEGYEKDNVVPGNVRLLLDFRIHPGMDHEQVGQFLDKGFEQAGIDGFQRTLHFYMPGGEIPQDDRFVKLCLEERERQFGIKSDPQPFDASCEQCFLAREGIQTVICGPGDIAQAHTVGEFTWEKQVRDAVSLYERIIDRVLYKTNYI; encoded by the coding sequence GTGAACTGTATTGAACTGTTGAGAGAGCTGATAGGGTTTGACACCGTTAATCCTCCCGGAAATGAAAAGCCGGCAGCCCGGTATCTGGCCGGAATCCTGGAGCCTATGGGGTTTAAGTGCGAAGTGCAGGATTTAGGCGGCAGCCGGGCAAATCTGATTGCTGTGCTGGACGGGGGAGACGGGCCGGAGCTTATGCTGAACGGACATCTGGATGTGGTGCCGGCCGTGGGAGAGTGGGACAGCAGTCCCTTTTCCATGGAAGAAAAGGATGGAAAGCTTTACGGCAGGGGAACCTGCGACATGAAAGGCGGGATAGCTGCCATGTGCGAAGCCGCCATGCGCTGCGCCGCCAGGAAAGAGCCCATGAAGGGGAAACTGAAGCTTTTATTTGTGGCGGATGAGGAGTGCTCCAATCTGGGTACACTGAGTTATCTAAAGACCCATGAGAGAAGCGATTATGCCATCATAGGAGAGCCCACCCGGCTGGAGGTGGCGGTTGCCCACCGTGGAGTATCCAGGGATTATATTGATGTAAAGGGAGCCCCCAGGCATGCAGCCCTCCCGGCCGGGGAGGAGGACGCTGTGATGAAGGCATGCAGGGCAGTCCGGGCGGTAAAGGATATGAATGAAACGCTGCGCCATATCACACACCCGGTCCTCCCGCCTCCCAGTATTGCGGTTACCATGATGGAGGGATATGAGAAGGACAATGTGGTGCCGGGAAATGTACGCCTTCTCCTGGACTTCAGGATTCACCCGGGTATGGACCATGAACAGGTGGGGCAGTTTTTGGACAAAGGCTTTGAACAGGCCGGCATTGACGGCTTCCAGAGGACGCTGCATTTTTATATGCCCGGCGGGGAGATTCCACAGGATGACCGGTTTGTGAAGCTGTGCCTTGAGGAACGGGAACGCCAGTTTGGAATCAAATCAGATCCACAGCCCTTTGACGCATCCTGTGAACAGTGTTTCCTGGCAAGGGAGGGAATCCAGACCGTTATCTGCGGTCCCGGAGATATTGCCCAGGCCCATACAGTGGGGGAATTTACCTGGGAAAAGCAGGTGCGGGATGCCGTGAGCCTGTATGAGAGAATCATAGACAGGGTTTTGTATAAAACAAATTACATATAA
- a CDS encoding amidohydrolase family protein → MEIPVLVHGKGIYDSDDMKMKYTGMILEGSRIKEMGSFEELGPAYPGARVMDFSDCYILPGLVNTHVHLEFTPCRDTYGIYRREDRKTRLARAVEHAGTLLRSGVTTVRDAGSSMELIGALWGGDAGAKPGTELPRIQAAGMPLTPDGGHLAFLGKTSNGTEGLIQAVKERKSAGCGCVKLIVSGGQLTPGSVPEHDSYSREEIRAAVEAAHELGLPTAAHCLTTSSYVNAMEAGVDSVEHCACFRRNPFLGLLERCYEPDVMEAFRGDHRYFMIGISNNYHQLDQVREGVRKPDEREAFLLEQEKRECEIFGRLADLGMRPLVGTDAGCGYTFFDETWLEMELLCSRCALTPEKVIHAATLEGAGALGWGDFLGRLAPGYEADFIAAEQNPLRDIKALRHIKHVVCRGKIIE, encoded by the coding sequence GTGGAGATACCGGTACTGGTCCATGGGAAGGGAATCTATGATTCCGATGACATGAAGATGAAATACACGGGAATGATTCTGGAAGGAAGCCGGATTAAGGAGATGGGTTCCTTTGAGGAACTGGGTCCGGCATATCCCGGGGCCAGGGTCATGGATTTTTCAGACTGCTATATCCTGCCGGGGCTGGTCAATACCCACGTACATCTGGAGTTTACGCCCTGCCGGGACACCTATGGCATCTACCGGAGGGAGGACAGGAAAACCCGTCTGGCCAGGGCCGTGGAGCACGCCGGGACCCTTCTGCGCTCAGGTGTGACAACGGTCCGGGACGCAGGAAGCTCCATGGAGCTGATAGGAGCTCTGTGGGGCGGGGATGCAGGCGCAAAACCGGGGACAGAGCTGCCGAGGATTCAGGCAGCGGGTATGCCCCTTACCCCGGACGGAGGCCATCTGGCCTTTCTGGGAAAAACGTCCAACGGTACGGAGGGATTGATACAGGCTGTAAAAGAACGGAAGTCAGCGGGCTGCGGCTGCGTCAAGCTGATTGTCAGCGGAGGCCAGCTCACCCCGGGCTCGGTACCTGAGCATGACTCCTACAGCAGGGAAGAAATACGTGCAGCGGTGGAGGCGGCCCATGAGCTGGGACTCCCCACGGCAGCCCACTGCCTGACAACCAGTTCCTATGTAAACGCCATGGAGGCCGGGGTGGACAGCGTGGAACACTGCGCCTGTTTCAGGAGAAACCCCTTCCTGGGACTTTTGGAACGGTGTTATGAGCCGGATGTGATGGAAGCCTTCCGCGGGGACCATCGGTATTTTATGATTGGGATATCTAATAATTACCACCAACTGGACCAGGTCAGGGAAGGTGTGAGAAAACCGGATGAGAGAGAAGCATTCCTCCTGGAACAGGAAAAGCGGGAATGTGAAATATTCGGCCGCCTGGCGGATTTGGGGATGCGTCCCCTGGTGGGAACAGACGCAGGATGCGGATATACCTTTTTTGACGAAACCTGGCTGGAGATGGAGCTGTTATGCAGCAGGTGCGCCCTTACGCCGGAAAAGGTGATTCACGCCGCCACCCTGGAGGGCGCCGGGGCATTGGGCTGGGGGGATTTCTTGGGGCGGCTGGCCCCCGGGTATGAGGCGGATTTCATAGCTGCAGAACAGAATCCTCTCCGGGATATAAAGGCGCTGCGTCATATAAAACATGTTGTGTGCAGGGGAAAAATCATAGAGTAG